The following are encoded in a window of Clarias gariepinus isolate MV-2021 ecotype Netherlands chromosome 8, CGAR_prim_01v2, whole genome shotgun sequence genomic DNA:
- the lzts2a gene encoding leucine zipper putative tumor suppressor 2a codes for MALVQALPVPSDQPQSSADLRQCHSVSHSPTSGTMGSVSSLISGRTYQERHCRAVSDFSARLRKPLPATSCFRQQEGTLRRATSQEELINNQPPLPVKNKPTTLLTAGNGNYGYMSDEVVDDWNDNHVKVGSPCSDPEETQDNRGTGNGTNIGGPPPKLIPVSGKLEKNMEKVVIRPTAFKPVVSKNRNSVQYLSPRPGGSLSESHGSLNLLLPGGAGMICTEKHISYGSGRNARNSQTCSMSDSGRNSLSSLPTYSSTACSLVQSEGLSTSAESTRPTGGHGHTNSDSGRSSSSKSTGQPLSDSGSCGRSPAPPEGYESIIRELEEKLRERDLELQQLRDNLDENEAAICQVYEEKQKRCEQEMEELRHSFATKMKQMQQKAQRAQQVLQLQVFQLQQEKKKLQEDFSQLLQERETLEKRCATIEREQNQLGPRLEETKWEVCQKSGEISLLKQQLKDVQADLGQKAAEIVALKAQLREARSELQASQTRSHEAQAAARTRTLELEVCENELQRRKSEAELLREKLGRLEMESTRLRDVLALPNSKGQCMSLPLPQSRVGGGLNQVHSPAFREVLEPLPSYESDVTRVQQQNTDTLPGLHLQMEQLRTELVLERRHGQEQLDAFDEERRVWQEEKDKVIRYQKQLQQNYIQMYRRNRELERVMRELSLELENRDMEEFDMRHDLRFEEIAATEI; via the exons ATGGCTTTGGTTCAGGCACTGCCCGTGCCTTCTGATCAACCACAGTCCAGTGCTGATCTTCGGCAGTGCCACAGCGTATCACACTCTCCAACCTCAGGCACCATGGGCTCTGTCAGCAGCCTTATCTCTGGACGCACTTATCAGGAACGCCACTGCCGTGCTGTAAGTGATTTCAGTGCCAGGCTTCGCAAGCCCCTGCCAGCCACGAGTTGTTTCCGGCAGCAGGAGGGCACACTGCGCAGGGCCACCTCTCAGGAGGAGCTCATCAACAACCAGCCTCCTCTGCCTGTCAAGAACAAACCCACTACCCTTTTGACTGCCGGCAATGGCAACTATGGATACATGAGTGATGAGGTGGTGGATGACTGGAATGATAACCATGTCAAAGTTGGCAGCCCATGCAGtgacccagaggaaacacaggacaaccGAGGAACTGGGAATGGTACCAACATCGGAGGCCCTCCACCAAAACTCATCCCTGTCTCAGGCAAGCTGGAGAAA AATATGGAGAAGGTTGTCATCCGACCAACCGCCTTCAAGCCTGTAGTATCCAAGAACCGCAACTCAGTTCAATACCTCTCCCCACGACCAGGGGGCAGTCTGTCCGAGAGCCACGGCAGCCTCAACCTTTTACTTCCAGGCGGAGCTGGGATGATTTGCACAGAGAAACATATTTCGTACGGCAGTGGTCGCAACGCTCGAAACAGTCAGACTTGCAGCATGTCAGATTCTGGCCGCAATTCACTCTCTAGCCTGCCCACATATAGCAGTACAGCCTGCAGCCTGGTGCAGAGCGAGGGACTGTCCACAAGCGCAGAGTCCACACGGCCCACAGGAGGACACGGCCACACTAACTCGGACAGTGGCCGCTCTTCGTCCAGCAAGAGCACAGGCCAGCCACTCTCAGACAGCGGCTCATGCGGGCGTTCTCCTGCTCCCCCAGAGGGGTACGAGAGCATTATTCGTGAGCTGGAGGAAAAGCTGAGGGAGAGAGACTTGGAGCTGCAGCAGCTCCGAGACAACCTGGACGAGAATGAAGCAGCCATCTGCCAG GTGTACGAGGAGAAGCAAAAGCGCTGTGAGCAGGAGATGGAGGAGCTCAGGCATAGCTTTGCAACCAAGATGAAGCAGATGCAGCAGAAAGCACAACGGGCCCAGCAGGTGCTGCAGCTGCAGGTCTTCCAGCTCCAACAGGAGAAGAAGAAGCTGCAGGAGGATTTCTCACAGCTGCTTCAAGAGCGAGAGACACTGGAAAAGAGATGTGCCACCATTGAAAGGGAGCAGAATCAGCTAGGCCCCCGTCTAGAGGAGACCAAGTGGGAG GTGTGTCAAAAGTCTGGAGAGATCTCTCTGCTGAAGCAGCAGCTGAAGGATGTTCAGGCTGACCTGGGCCAGAAGGCAGCCGAGATTGTGGCCCTGAAGGCCCAGCTGCGAGAAGCTCGCTCTGAGCTGCAGGCCAGCCAGACACGCTCACACGAGGCCCAGGCAGCAGCAAGAACTCGCACACTCGAACTGGAAGTATGTGAGAATGAGCTGCAGCGGCGCAAGAGCGAGGCTGAGCTCCTACGTGAGAAACTGGGCCGGCTTGAAATGGAGTCCACCCGACTCAGAGATGTGTTGGCGTTGCCCAACAGCAAGGGCCAGTGCATGAGCCTTCCTCTGCCTCAGAGCCGCGTTGGGGGTGGCCTGAATCAGGTCCACAGCCCCGCTTTCCGGGAGGTATTGGAGCCGCTGCCATCGTACGAAAGTGATGTCACCAGGGTGCAGCAGCAGAATACAGATACTCTGCCTGGTCTGCACTTGCAGATGGAGCAACTGCGCACCGAGCTGGTGTTGGAGAGAAGGCATGGACAGGAGCAGCTGGACGCCTTTGATGAGGAGCGCCGTGTCTGGCAGGAGGAGAAAGACAAGGTGATCCGCTACCAGAAACAGCTACAACAAAACTACATCCAGATGTACCGCCGCAACCGGGAGCTGGAGCGCGTGATGAGAGAGCTGAGTCTAGAGCTAGAAAACAGGGACATGGAGGAGTTTGACATGCGCCATGACCTCCGATTTGAGGAAATTGCTGCCACCGAGATCTAA